Sequence from the Candidatus Zixiibacteriota bacterium genome:
CCGCTCCCGGAGGGCGTTGTAACCCCCCTGGCCCCGCAAGGCCTCGAACAGAACGATGTCCGGGTACCGCTCGGAAAACAGCATCGCCGTCGCCGAATCCATCGCCTCCCGGTCCCCCGGCGGCAGCAGGAGTGTGTGCACGTAGAGCTCGCGCTCGGGAAGGCCGGCGGCGGCCGTGCGATAGCTGGAGCGCTCGTCCAGGAGCACCACGTCGATCCGGCATCCGTGCTCGTCGTTGAGATAGTACAACGTCGGCCAGTCGATGCGCTCCGGGTCGTCGGACACATAGAGGACGCGCACGTCGCTGAGAACGTAACCGGCCGGATCGGCGGCGCGGGCCGCGGGCGGCACCGCGATCGCCGCCAGCGCCGACACTGCCGCGGAGAGAAACGCCCGCCGCAGGCACGCCCCCGACATGAACCGTAGGGTGGTCATCGCCCGGAATATACTAGCCGCCGGCCGGGGCCTGTCAAATTTCAAATGCAGGCCGCCTCCCTGTCCGCTCAGCGTATTATCGTCTCATCCTCCGGCCGCCATGCCGGATCGACGAGACAGAGGAAGGTGAGCGGTTCCGCGCCGGGGTTCTCGATCCACTGGACCGTCGCCGGCGGGACTTCGATCGTATCGCCCGGCTCCACCAGCGCCAGCTCCTCGCCGACATACAGGATCCCCTTCCCCCCGAGGATATGGTAGACCTCGTCGGTGGTGAGGACGTGCGCCGCGGTGCGTTCCCCCGGCGGCACGGTCCCATGGGCCAGCGAGTAGCGGCCCTCGAACGGGTACGGGCGGTCGGGGTGGACCAGTTCCCGGAGCCGGGCGCCGTCACCGGCAGTGGTTTCCGGACAGTCGAGCAGTTTATGAATGCGCATGCCGTCTTCCTTAGGCTGCGGCGGGGCCGGCCGCCTCGGACAGACCCCTTCCAGGTTCTCATGAAAGAGCCGCCAGGCGCGCGCCTGACGGCGGTCGATTTTCGGAGTCGGCGTCGACTTACAGAATCTGGTTGTCGCGGAGTTTCCGGAAAAGCCTCTCGGCGATCTCCTCCGGCGTCTCCCCGTCGATCCTCTCCCCCTTGGGGCGCGGGGGCGGCGGCGCCACTTTCATCGTCGCGGTCGCCGAGTGGGCCCCCACCGTCGCGGGATCGATACCGAGGTCGGCGGCGTTCCAGGCCGCGACCTCCTTCTTCTTGGCCGCCATTTTCCCTTTCAGCGACGGCAGGCGGGGCTCGTTGATCTCCTTGACGACTGAGAGGACGGCCGGGAGAGCCAGCTCCACGACATCGTAGCCGTCTTCGGTGGTTCGTTCGACGACGATCTTGCCGCCGTCGACGCTCTGCACTTTCTTCACGAACATGGCCTGCGGCAGGTCCAGGAGCGCGGCCACGGCGCCGGGGACCTGGGCGGAATCGGAATCAATCGCCTGCTTGCCCGCGAGAATGAGGGTGAAGCGGCCGAGCTTCTTCAGCCCGGCAGCGAGAATTCGGGCTACCGCCTGCGGGTCGGACCCCTCGAAGGCGGGATCGGACAGCAGGTAGGCCTCGTCGACGCCGAGCGCCAGACAATTGCGCAGCGCCGCATCGGCCCGCTCGGTCCCCACCGTCATGACCGCCACCGTCCCCCCGTGCTTCTCCTTCAACCGCAGACCCTCTTCTACGGCGTACTCATCGAACGGGTTGACCGTCCCCGGTCCCTGCGGCAATTCCACCTTGTTGGCGCTCTCGTTGACCCTGATGAGGGCGATTTCGGGTACTTGCTTGATCAGGCAGACGATGTCCATGTTGACTCCACTTTGCCTAGCTTCACGGGTCTTCCTCAGAGTCGAATATCATGGCTGGGGGACGAAAAGTCAAGGGCGGGGGAGGCAGGAAAAAGCCCGCTCCGGGGCGGGCTTTTTCCGGTACTGGTAAGGGAGGTCTAGCGGCGGCGGGCGGTCTTCCGCCCCGCGGTCCTGGCCGCCCCGCCGCGCCGTCCGGCGACAGTGCGCCGCCGGGCCGCGGCCGATTTCCTCAGCTTCAAGGTCCGGATCTTGGCTTTCACCGACGCGAGCGAGCGGCCGAGACGCCGCCCGACCTCGTGGGCCGTGGTCTCCTTGTAGAGCCGCACGAGTTCCTGGACCTCTCCCTGCGTCCAAGCCTTCGCCCCCGGCCGCACGGCGCGGCGCGCGGCTGTTTTCTTCCTTGTTGCCTTGGTAGCCTTGCGCATGGCTGTACCCTCCTGTTAAGGTTGTGGTTCCGCAGTCAACACGGCGATGACCATAGCTATGCTCGCCCGTTGCTCCCTCGTCCTCCGAGAACCCTTATTAGTATTACGCACCAAGCCGCGGATCGCGCAAAAAAAACTCCCCGGCCCCCCGGCCCGCGGCGAAGGAACCCTCCTCCGGGGACCGTTCCCGACGGCGCCGGCGTTCCGTTCAGTCGGCGGCGCGGCGGACGTGGAGGAGCGCCGCCTCGGCGGCGCGCTGCTCCGCTTCCTTCTTCGAGTGCCCGGAACCGGATCCGATCGTCTGCCCGTTGAGCGTCACCTCGACCCTGAACACCTTCTCGTGGTCGGGACCGGTTTCGGCGACCACGTCGTACTGCGGCATCCCCTGCCCCCGGCTCTGCACCAGTTCGAGCAGCTCCCCCTTGAAGTTCTGGCGGGAGGCGTCGGTCGCGATGACCGGCTCCCGGGTGTAGACGAGGCGGATGACGACGTCGCGGGCGGCCTCGAACCCGCCGTCGAGAAAGACCGCCCCGATGATCGACTCCACGGCGTCGGAGACGATCGAGGCCCGCTCGCGGCCCCCCGAGCGGTCCTCCTCCGGGGCCAGGAGCAGATGGCGGTTGAGACCGGTGCTGACGCCGATTTCGGCGAGGGTCGCCTCGCTGACGAGGAGCGCCTTGCGCTTGGTCAGTTCCCCCTCGCGGAGATCCGGGTTGTCCTGGTAGAGCCGCTCGGCGATGACGAGGCCGAGGACGGAATCGCCGAGGAATTCGAGCCGTTCATTGGACAGGTGGTACTGGTCGGCCGCGTGGGCGAACGACCGATGGGTGAGCGCCAGCTCGAGGACAGCCGGGCAGCGGAAGTGGTAGCCGATGAGCTGCTGCACGGCGGCCGGAGCGGCGGCGCGCCGCTGCGCCTGGCTGGGAGAGAAAAATCGTCTGAGGCGGTCCCAAACACCCATCACGCAGAGCCGTTGACTGTTCCGACCACCAGCGACACGTTGTGTCCGCCGAAGCCGAAGGAGTTGGACAGGGCGTGGCGGATCGTCACCGCCCGCTTGCCCTCCCGGACGTAATCAAGATCGCACTCGGGATCCGGCGTGTCGATGTTGATCGTCGGATGCACGACGCTATCCCGGAGGGATAGCACGCACGCCGCCACTTCGAGCGCGCCGGCCGCCCCGAGGAGGTGGCCGGTCATGGACTTGGTCGAGTTGCACGGGATCTCGTAGGCGCGCGGGCCGAGGACCTCCTTGATCGCGCGCGTCTCCGCCGTATCCCCCAGGATCGTCGCCGTCCCGTGCGTGTTCACGTAGTCGATCTGCTCGGGCGCCAGCCCGGCGTCGCGGAGGGCCATGGCCATGGCCCGGCGCGCCCCGAGGCCCTCGGGGTGCGGCGCGGTCATGTGGTGGGCGTCGCCGCTCATTCCCGCCCCGAGCAGTTCGGCGTAGATGCGGACGCCGCGCGCCCGGGCGTGATCGAGCGACTCGAGCACGAGGATGGCCGCCCCCTCGCCCATCACAAAGCCGTCGCGCTCCGCGTCAAACGGCCGCGAGGCGCGCTCCGGCTCATCGTTCCGGACCGACAGCGCCTTGGCCTGGCAGAAACCGGCCAGCGCCGTCCGCGTGATCGTCGCTTCGGCCCCGCCCGTGACCATCACGTCGGCCTCGTCGCGCTGGATGATGCGGAAAGCATCGGCGATCGCGTGGGCCGACGAGGCGCAGGCGGAGACGGTGGCGTAGTTCGGTCCGCGGAAGCCGTACCGAATCGACACCAGCCCGGCGCACATGTCGATGATCATCATCGGGATGAAGAACGGCGACACCTTGGCCGGCCCGCCGGTCTCCTCCATGAGGGAGTGCTGCCGCTCGAACGTGCTGATGCCGCCGATGCCGGAGCCGATGACGACGCCGATCCGGTCGGGGTCGAGCCGCCCGTCCTTCAGCCCGGCGTCAACCAGCGCCATGTCGCTGGCGGCCACGGCGTACTGCTCCGAGAGGTCCATCCGGCGCGCCTCTTTCTTCTCCAGGTAGAGCTCCGGATTGAAGTCCTTGACCTCGGCGGCGATCTGGGTCGGGAACGGCTCCGGGTCGAACCGCGTGATCCGCCCCGCCCCCGATTTCCCGGCCAGGAGCGACTGCCAGAACGCCTCGAGCGTATTCCCGTTCGGGGAGACGACCCCCATGCCCGTCACGACAACACGTTTCTTCATAGTTGAGGTTCCGTTCCTTCCGTGAACGGCCTGCCCGCCGCCTACTTGGCCTTCGGGCTGTGCTCCGCGATATAGGTGATGGCGTCGCCTACCGAGACGATCTTCTCGGCATCTTCATCCGGTATCTCAATCGAGAATTCCTCTTCCAACGCCATCACCAACTCGATCGTGTCGAGCGAATCCGCGCCGAGGTCGTCGACGAACTTGGCTTTCTCAGTCACCTGGGAAGCTTCGACGCCGAGTTGCTCGACGATGATTTCCTTCACCCGATCTTCCAGTTCTGCGGCCATAGTAGCACCTCTTCCTGAGTATGGTTGTATGTCTTCAGTCCAGTTCACATGGCCATGCCGCCGTCGACGGCGATCACGTGGCCGGTGATGTAGGCGGCCGCGTCGGACGCCAGGAACATCACGGCGGCGGCGACATCGTCGGGCGTGCCGGCCCGCTTGATCACGCTGCGCTCCAAAAACCGGGCGCGCGCTTCTTCCGGCAGCACCCGGGTCATGTCCGTTTCAATGAACCCGGGTGCGACGGCGTTGACGGTAATGCCGCGCGCCCCCAGTTCTTTGGCCGCGGATTTCGTCAATCCGAGCAGTCCGGCTTTCGACGCCGCGTAGTTGGTCTGACCGGCGTTGCCAAACAATCCGACCACGGAGCTGACGTTAATGATGCGCCCGGAGCGCTGCTTCATCATCACCTTCGCGGCCGATTTCGTGACAAGAAAAGCGCCTTTCAGATTGATGTCAAGCACCATGTCCCAGTCTTTTTCGTCCATCCGCACCAGGAGCGTGTCGCGGGTCACGCCGGCGTTGTTGACCACCACGTCCACGGAACCGAACCGCTCCTGTGCGGCCGCGATCAGGGCTTCGGCGTCGGCGCTGCTGGTCACGTCGGCCCGCACGCCGATGGCCTCGCCCGGCATGGCGGCGGCCGCGGCCGCCAGCGCGGCGTCATCGACGTCGCTGATCACCACGCGGGCGCCGGCGCGGGCGAACCGCTCGGCGATCGCCCGCCCGATGCCGCGGGCGGAACCGGTGACCACGACCGTCTTGCCGCTAAAATCCATCATCTTCCGCCTCCCTCAGGGGCGCTGCAGCGCGCCCAGCGCCTCGATGTCGGCCAGGGTGTCGAGATTGACCGACGTCGTCAGGTTCATGTCACGTCTTGCCAGTCCGGTGAGCACTTTGCCCGGACCGATCTCATACACGGTCGTCACGCCCTCCGCCGCCAGGCAGGCCATCGTCTGCGCCCACTTCACCGGCGCGGTCACCTGCTCGATGAGCAGGCGGCGAATCGTTGCACCGTCAGTCGCCGGCTCGGCGGTCACGTTGGCGATCACGGCGCGGGCGGGAGCGGCGATCGCCAGATCGGCGAGATACGTCCGCAGTCCCTCGCGGGCCGGCTCCATGAGCGGCGAGTGGAAAGCGCCGCCCACCTCGAGCAGCATCGCCCGCTTGGCGCCCGCGCTTTTGGCCAGCTCGATCGCCTTCTCCACTCCCGGCCGGGACCCCGAGACGGCGATCTGGATTCCCGAGTTGTAATTGGCGGGCACGACCACGCCCGCGGCGGCGGCCTCGCGGCAGACCTGCTCGACCTGCGCGGCGCTCAGCCCCATCACGGCGGCCATGGTTCCCGGCTGCTGGCGGCAGGCCTCCTCCATCAGGTGGGCGCGCCGCACGACGGCGCGGATGGCCTGCTCGAACGTCAGGGCGCCGGTGACCGCCAGGGCCCCGTACTCGCCGAGCGAATGCCCGGCGGCGTAATCGAACGCCGGCCGGCCGTCCCCCAGCACCGTCAGCGCCGCCAGCGAGTGCAGCAGGATCGCCGGCTGGGTGAACCGGGTGCGCCTGAGATCCTCGGCCGGCCCCTCGAACGAGAGGCGGGCGATATCGAACTGCATGGCGTCGGCCGCCAGCTCATACAGGCGGCGCACGTCGGCCGAGGCCTCATACAAATCCCGGCCCATCCCGACGTACTGCGAGGCCTGGCCCGGAAAGAACAACGCTGTCTTGCTCATACTCACCACCTCACGAGAGCGGAGCCCCAGATCAGGCCGCCGCCGAAAGCGACAAGGAGGATGTGGTCGCCGGGGTGCAACATCCCCGCGCGGTTCGCCTCGTCCAGGGCCAGCGGCACCGAGGCCGCCGAGGTGTTGCCGTAGCGGTCTATGTTCAGGTACACCCGGTCCATGGATACCTTCATCCGCTTGGCCAGGGCCTCGATGATCCGAATGTTGGCCTGGTGGGGGACGATGAGCGCGATATCGTTCGAGTCGATGCCCGCGTCGGCCACCACCCGCTCGGCGGCGTTCGCCATCTCCCGCACCGCCACCTTGAACACCTCCGAACCGTTCATCACCAGCTTGTCCGAACCGTCGAACGGGAACTCCGGCGTGTAGGGGAAGGCCGTGCCGCCGACTTTCTGCCACAGCAACTGGCTGTACCGGCCGTCGGAGCGCATGAACGACGCGAGCAGGCCGCGCCCGCTGTCGTCGCCGGTGACCACGGCCGCCCCGGCCGCATCGCCGAAGAGGATGCAGGTGCCGCGGTCGTTCCAGTTGGTGATGGAGGAGAGCTTTTCGGCGCCGACGACCAGGGCATTTGTGTGCTGGCCGGAGGAGATGAAGGAGGAGGCGATCGTGAGTCCGCTGATGAACCCGGTGCAGGCGGCCGCGATGTCGAAGGCGACGGCATTCACCAAGCCGAGCCGCTCCTGCACGAGGCAGGCCGTCGCCGGCACCCGGTAATCGGGCGTCACCGTGCCGATTATCACCAGGTCGATCTGGTCGGGGGCCAGATCCGACATCGCCAGCGCCGCGCGTGCGGCCTCCGTCGCCATTTCCGACGTCGCCGTGCCGTTCGCCGCAATCCGGCGCTCCCGGATTCCCGTGCGGGTGACGATCCACTCGTCGGAGGTGTCGATGGTCTTTTCGAACTCAGCGTTCGTCAGGCGCCGAGGCGGTACATACGACCCAGTCCCGATTATCCTTGCTTTTATTTGCCCCATTCGTGTTTCCCAGTTGATTCGTGAGTAGTTCTTCGTGGATGCGCTCCCGGATTCCCTTGGCGGCCATCTCGTAGGCGGCGAGGACGGCGTTCTGGATGGCGAGCGAACTGGACGAGCCGTGGCAGATGATTACGGTGCCGTCGACGCCCAGGAGCGGTGCGCCGCCCGACTGCGCGTAGTCGAACTGCTTGGCCATGCGGCGCAAAAACGGCAGAAGCAGGAAGGCGCCGATGCGGGAGAAAATGTTGGTCTGGATCTGGCGCTGCACGGCCTTGGCGAGCATCGGCTGCACCGACTCCGCGAACTTGAGCAGGATGTTCCCGGTAAACCCGTCCGTCACCCCTACGTCGACCGTCCCCGACAGAATGTCCCGACCCTCGATGTTCCCGACGAAGTTGATGTGCGAGGCCGCCAGCAGCTTGCGGGCCGAGAACACCAGGTCGTTCCCCTTACTCCGCTCCTCGCCGATCGAGATGAGGCCGACACGCGGGGCCTCAAGGTTGAACATGATGCTCGAGTAGATGCTGCCCATGACCGCGAACTGCGACAGGTGGGTCGGCTTGCAGTCGACATTCGCGCCGCAGTCGAGCAGCACGAGCGGCCGGCCGGTGGAGGTCGGAAACATGGTCGTGATGGCGGGGCGCATCACGCCCTCGATGCGGCCCAGCGTTAACAGTGCGGTCGCCATCACCGCCCCGGTGTTGCCCGGCGACACGAACGCATCGGCCCGTCGCTCGCGGACTTCCCGGAGGCCGACCGCCACCGAGCTGTCGCGCATGCGGGCGCCATCGGTGGCCGCGATGGTCATGGGAACTTCGGTCTCGGCGTGGAGAACCCCGACCGCGGGGGGGACGTTGACCGTGCCGGCGAGGACGCGATCGATGGTCGGGCGGTGGCCGACGAGCACGACGCGCGCGGCCGGACCGATCAGGCGGGCGGCCTCGATCCCGCCGGCAATGATCCCCTCGGGGCCATGGTCTGCTCCCATGACGTCCAGCAGAATCGTGTGTGCGCTATCGGTCGCCATCGACTCGACTCGTTGCCGGCGCGGCCGCGCGCCGGCGACATCCGCAGCGTATTACGCTTCTTTCGGCTGAATGATCGGGCGGCCGTTGTAGTATCCGCAGTGCGTGCACACGTGGTGCGGAAGCCGCGGCTGGTGGCAGTGCGGGCACTCGCTCACGTTCGGCGCGCTCAACTTCCAGTGCGTGCGGCGCTTGCGGCCGCGCGTGCGGGAGTGTCGTCTCTTGGGAAGTGGCATCTCGTTTCCTCTGTCAATCGCTCTCGCCGCGCAGGTCTCTGAGCTTGTTCCAGCGCGGGTCGACGTCATCGAACGCACAGTCGCAGGTCTGTTCGTTCCGGTTTATTTTGCACTTCGGGCAGAGCCCCTTGCAGTCCTCGCGGCACAGCGGCGTCATGGGCAAAGCCACAATGACCGCCTGCCGGACCGGCTCGCCGAGGTCCACCTCGAGCGACCGCCCTTCGTAGAACACATACTCCTCGTCGTCCTCGGCCTCGGCGTGGGCCTCGACCCAGGTATCGTACGAGCACACGATGAAATCGGTCTCTCCATGCAGTTGCTCCTCAAACCGGACCAGACAGCGGGAGCACTCGACCCCAACCTCGGCCGCGACCTGCCCCTGGCAGAAGAACTCCTCGCCGGACTTCTGAATATCCAGGTCAACCGTGACGCGGCCGACCTCAACAACACCCGGGTAGTCTACGGGCAAGGTCCCCGGCTCGGCCTCTAAACAGACATGGGCGGGAAAAGTTTCGAAATCCCGCAGTACCAATTTCATAGCCTTGTAGTGTACAGGACCGGAGCCCCCAAGTCAAGGGAGAAAACGTCGGCCTAACCGACCGCTGTACTTGGCCTTACCGCGTCGGTCGGGCCCCGCCCCCTGGCCTCCCGCCGCCGGCCGCTCAGCGCCGCGCCTCGTAGACGCGGATTCGGTTGCGCGCCCGCTCGATCGCGTCCGGCAGGCCGCCGAGGTCGGTCCCCGGCTTCGCCTGCGCCGCCGCCAGCGCCTGCTGGTTCCGCTCAAGAGCCGCCCGCGCCCGGGCGATGTCGATCTCCTCCGCCCATTCCACCGCGTCCGCCAGCAGCGTCGCCGTGTTGTGCGACACCTCGAGGAACCCCCCCGACACCGCCATCACCCGCACCTTGTCGGCGGCGTCCCGGAACTCGATCTTCCCCGGCTTGAGGGCGGTGATCAGCGGGGCGTGGTCGGAGAGGATGCCGAGGTACCCCTCGCTCCCCGGCACCACCAGCGACCGGATTTCGGCCTCGAAAAAGACTTTCTCGGGCGTGACTATCGAGAGTGTGAACATCGTCCCCGCCGCTTCACTTCCTGGACTTCTCGTACCGGTCGAGCACTTCGTCGATGCCGCCGGCCATGTAGAACTGCTGTTCGCCGACGTGATCCAGCTCGCCGTCGATGATCATCCTGAAGCCCCGGATGGTGTCCTCGATCTTCACGTACACCCCCTTGCGGCCGGTGAAGGCTTCCGCGACAAAGAACGGCTGGGACAGAAAGCGCTGGATTTTCCGCGCCCGGGACACCGTGATCTTGTCCTCTTCCGAGAGTTCGTCGATGCCCAGGATGGCGATGATGTCCTGGAGGTCTTTGTAGCGCTGGAGGATTTTCTGCACCGCCCGCGCGACGGCGTAGTGCTCCTCCCCCACGATCTGGGGGTCGAGGATGCGCGAGGTCGAATCGAGCGGATCCACCGCCGGGTAGAGGCCCAGTTCGGCGATCTGGCGCGAGAGCACGGTGGTCGCGTCGAGGTGGGCGAAGGTGGTCGCCGGCGCCGGGTCGGTCAGGTCGTCGGCCGGCACGTAAATGGCCTGGACCGACGTAATCGAACCGGCTTTGGTCGAGGTGATCCGCTCCTGCAGACCGCCCATTTCCGTGCCCAGGGTCGGCTGGTAGCCCACCGCCGAGGGCATGCGCCCGAGGAGCGCCGAGACCTCGCTGCCCGCCTGGACGAAGCGGAAGATGTTGTCGATGAAGATGAGCACATCCTGGCCCTCTTCGTCGCGGAAGTACTCGGCCATCGTCAGTCCCGACAGGCCGATCCGCAGGCGGGCGCCCGGCGGCTCGTTCATCTGTCCGAACACCATGGCCGTCCGGTTGATCACCCCCGACTCGGTCATTTCCAGCCAGAGGTCGTTCCCCTCGCGGGTCCGCTCGCCGACCCCGCAGAACACCGAGTAGCCGCCGTGCTCGGTGGCGATGTTGTGGATCAGTTCCTGGATGATGACGGTTTTGCCGACGCCCGCGCCGCCGAACATGCCCACCTTGCCCCCCTTCACGTACGGTTCGAGCAGGTCGATCACCTTGATCCCGGTCTCGAACATCTCCGCCTTGGTCGCCTGTTCCTCGAACGGCGGGGCGGGGCGGTGGATGGGCAGCCGTTTGCGCGGCTCTTTGACTTCTCCCTTGGAGTCGATCGGCCGTCCGAGCAGGTCGAACACGCGGCCGAGGACCTGGTCGCCGACCGGCACGGTGATCGGGCTGCCGCTGTCGATGGCCGGCATGCCGCGCACCAGGCCGTCGGTCGAGGCCAGCGCCACGCACCGGACGATTTTGTCGCCGACGTGCATGGAGGCTTCGACAGTCAGATCGATATTTCTCGCCTGATCGACAATTCGGATGGCGTTGAGGATGTTCGGGAGCGCGTCCGAGCGGAACTCGCAGTCCACCGTCGGCCCGATTACCTGCACCACCCTGCCAATGTTTTCAGCCATTGAGATAACTCCGCATCTATGTCACATCATTCTCTTCGCGTGAATCCGCCCCGGCCTCATCCTTTCAGCGCCTCCGCCCCCGAGACCACTTCGAGCAGTTCTTTGGTGATCTGGGCCTGCCGCGCCTTGTTGTAGTCGAGGGTGAGCCGGTCGATCATCTCCCCGGCGTTTTTCGTCGCCGCGTTCATGGCGATCATCCGGCTGCCCAGCTCGCTCGCGAACGACTCCACGAGGGCGGTGACGAACATCGTCGTCGCGTAGCTCGGCATGAGCGCCGCGTAGATGTGCTCGGCATCCGGCTCGAAGATGTAGTCGGCGCCGCCCGGCGCCGCCGCCCCGACCGCCGGCGGCCGGATGGGGAGATAGCTCTGCAGCGTGATCCGGTACTTGCTGAGCGAGAGAAACCGGGTGTAGAGCAGGTCAATGCGGTCGGTCTCGCCGCTCACAAAGCGGTGGGTGAGGAAGCCGACAATGTCGCGCGCCTTGCCGTAATCGAGCGTCGTGTTGAAACCGGGGTGCGCCCCGACCACCGCCTGCGGGCGGCGGCGGAAATAGTCGTACCCCTTCTTGCCGATGACGACCAGTTCGGTCGCGACCGCCGTGTGGTCGCGGAGCCAGGCGAGCGTGTCGCGGATGATGTTGGCGTTGTAGGAGCCGCAGAAGCCGCGGTCGCCCGTGAAAAGCACGAGCGTCCTCTTCCTGACCGGGCGCTCCTCGAAATACGGGTGGACAATCTCGTTACTCGATCCCGCCGCCAGGTGGGCCAGCATCTCTTCCAACTTGTCGGCGTACGGCCGGGTCTGTTCGACCTTCTGCTGGGCCCGCCGGAGCTTCGCCGCGGCCACCATCTCCATCGCCCCCGTGATGCGCCGGGTCGAGCGGACGGAGCGGATTCTCTTCTTGACGTCGCGCAGTGTGGGCATGCGTCGCTACACCTGTTTGTGCGGTCCCGGTCCGGCCGCCGCCGGGGCGGCGCCCGGCGCCGAGGCTGCAAACTGCGCCTTGAACTTCGCCACCGCCGCCTGCAGCTCTTTCTCCGTCGACTCCGAAATCTTCTTCTCTTTGCTCAGGTTGTGGGCGATGTCCGGGAATTCTTTCTCGCAGAAGGCGAGGAATTCGGCCTCGAACGTCTTGACCGCCTCGGCCGGCACGTCGTCGAGATACCCCTTGGTCCCCACCCAGATGATCATCACCTGGTGCTCGACCGACATCGGCACGTACTGCCCCTGTTTGAGGAGCTCGACCATTTTGCGCCCGCGGTTGAGCTGGCGGAGCGTCGCCTCGTCGAGGTCCGACCCGAACTGGGTGAAGGCCTCGAGCTCGCGGAACTGGGCGAGATCGAGCTTGAGCGACCCGGCCACCTGCTTCATCATCTTGGTCTGGGCGTTGCCGCCCACGCGGGACACCGAGATGCCCACGTTGATGGCGGGGCGGACGCCGGCAAAGAACAGCTCGCCCTCGAGGAAAATCTGGCCGTCGGTGATCGAAATCACGTTGGTCGGAATGTAGGCCGACACGTCGCCGGCCTGCGTCTCGATAATGGGCAGGGCCGTGAGCGACCCGCCGCCGTGTTTTTCGTTCAGCTTGGCGGCGCGCTCGAGCAGCCGCGAGTGGGTGTAGAAGATGTCGCCGGGGTAGGCTTCGCGGCCCGGCGGGCGGCGCAGCAAGAGCGACAGCTGGCGGTACGACTGGGCCTGCTTGGACAGGTCGTCGTACACCACCAGGGCGTGCTTGCCGTTGTACATGAACTCCTCGCCCATGGCGCAGCCGGCGTAGGGGGCGATGTACTGCAGCGGGGCCGGGTCGGTGGCGGTCGCCGCCACGACCGTCGTGTACTCCATCGCCCCGTACCTGCGCAGCGTCTCCACCACCTGCGCCACCGTCGAGGCCTTCTGGCCGATCGCGACGTAGATGCAGTAGACGTCGGAATGGCGCTGGTTGATGATCGTGTCGATCACGAGCGCCGTCTTGCCGGTCTGGCGGTCGCCGATCACGAGCTCGCGCTGGCCGCGCCCGATCGGGATCATCGAGTCGATCGCCTTCAACCCCGTCTGGAGCGGTTCTTTCACCGGCTGGCGGTCGACCACGCCCGGCGCGTGGCCCTCGATCACGCGGAACTTGTCGGTGACAATCGGCCCCTTGCCGTCGAGCGGCTGGCCGAGCGGGTTCACCACCCGCCCCAGCAGGGCCTCGCCGACCGGGACGCTGGCGACGCGGCCGGTCCGCCGCACCGTGTCCCCCTCGTGAATGTGCGTATCGGAGCCGAAGATGGCGGCGCCGACATTGTCTTCTTCGAGATTGAGCACGAGGCCCATGATGTCGCCGGGAAACTCGATCAGCTCGGACATCTGGACATCCTCGAGCCCCCAGATGCGCGCGATCCCGTCGCCCACCTGGAGTACGGTTCCGACGGATTCCATTTCGAGCCTGGTTTCGTACTTCTCCAGCTCTTTCTTGATGACCGATGTAACTTCTTCAGGGTTGAGACCC
This genomic interval carries:
- a CDS encoding cupin domain-containing protein translates to MRIHKLLDCPETTAGDGARLRELVHPDRPYPFEGRYSLAHGTVPPGERTAAHVLTTDEVYHILGGKGILYVGEELALVEPGDTIEVPPATVQWIENPGAEPLTFLCLVDPAWRPEDETIIR
- a CDS encoding electron transfer flavoprotein subunit beta/FixA family protein, whose product is MDIVCLIKQVPEIALIRVNESANKVELPQGPGTVNPFDEYAVEEGLRLKEKHGGTVAVMTVGTERADAALRNCLALGVDEAYLLSDPAFEGSDPQAVARILAAGLKKLGRFTLILAGKQAIDSDSAQVPGAVAALLDLPQAMFVKKVQSVDGGKIVVERTTEDGYDVVELALPAVLSVVKEINEPRLPSLKGKMAAKKKEVAAWNAADLGIDPATVGAHSATATMKVAPPPPRPKGERIDGETPEEIAERLFRKLRDNQIL
- the rnc gene encoding ribonuclease III — protein: MGVWDRLRRFFSPSQAQRRAAAPAAVQQLIGYHFRCPAVLELALTHRSFAHAADQYHLSNERLEFLGDSVLGLVIAERLYQDNPDLREGELTKRKALLVSEATLAEIGVSTGLNRHLLLAPEEDRSGGRERASIVSDAVESIIGAVFLDGGFEAARDVVIRLVYTREPVIATDASRQNFKGELLELVQSRGQGMPQYDVVAETGPDHEKVFRVEVTLNGQTIGSGSGHSKKEAEQRAAEAALLHVRRAAD
- the fabF gene encoding beta-ketoacyl-ACP synthase II yields the protein MKKRVVVTGMGVVSPNGNTLEAFWQSLLAGKSGAGRITRFDPEPFPTQIAAEVKDFNPELYLEKKEARRMDLSEQYAVAASDMALVDAGLKDGRLDPDRIGVVIGSGIGGISTFERQHSLMEETGGPAKVSPFFIPMMIIDMCAGLVSIRYGFRGPNYATVSACASSAHAIADAFRIIQRDEADVMVTGGAEATITRTALAGFCQAKALSVRNDEPERASRPFDAERDGFVMGEGAAILVLESLDHARARGVRIYAELLGAGMSGDAHHMTAPHPEGLGARRAMAMALRDAGLAPEQIDYVNTHGTATILGDTAETRAIKEVLGPRAYEIPCNSTKSMTGHLLGAAGALEVAACVLSLRDSVVHPTINIDTPDPECDLDYVREGKRAVTIRHALSNSFGFGGHNVSLVVGTVNGSA
- a CDS encoding acyl carrier protein, translated to MAAELEDRVKEIIVEQLGVEASQVTEKAKFVDDLGADSLDTIELVMALEEEFSIEIPDEDAEKIVSVGDAITYIAEHSPKAK
- the fabG gene encoding 3-oxoacyl-[acyl-carrier-protein] reductase; this encodes MDFSGKTVVVTGSARGIGRAIAERFARAGARVVISDVDDAALAAAAAAMPGEAIGVRADVTSSADAEALIAAAQERFGSVDVVVNNAGVTRDTLLVRMDEKDWDMVLDINLKGAFLVTKSAAKVMMKQRSGRIINVSSVVGLFGNAGQTNYAASKAGLLGLTKSAAKELGARGITVNAVAPGFIETDMTRVLPEEARARFLERSVIKRAGTPDDVAAAVMFLASDAAAYITGHVIAVDGGMAM
- the fabD gene encoding ACP S-malonyltransferase, translated to MSKTALFFPGQASQYVGMGRDLYEASADVRRLYELAADAMQFDIARLSFEGPAEDLRRTRFTQPAILLHSLAALTVLGDGRPAFDYAAGHSLGEYGALAVTGALTFEQAIRAVVRRAHLMEEACRQQPGTMAAVMGLSAAQVEQVCREAAAAGVVVPANYNSGIQIAVSGSRPGVEKAIELAKSAGAKRAMLLEVGGAFHSPLMEPAREGLRTYLADLAIAAPARAVIANVTAEPATDGATIRRLLIEQVTAPVKWAQTMACLAAEGVTTVYEIGPGKVLTGLARRDMNLTTSVNLDTLADIEALGALQRP
- a CDS encoding ketoacyl-ACP synthase III, with protein sequence MGQIKARIIGTGSYVPPRRLTNAEFEKTIDTSDEWIVTRTGIRERRIAANGTATSEMATEAARAALAMSDLAPDQIDLVIIGTVTPDYRVPATACLVQERLGLVNAVAFDIAAACTGFISGLTIASSFISSGQHTNALVVGAEKLSSITNWNDRGTCILFGDAAGAAVVTGDDSGRGLLASFMRSDGRYSQLLWQKVGGTAFPYTPEFPFDGSDKLVMNGSEVFKVAVREMANAAERVVADAGIDSNDIALIVPHQANIRIIEALAKRMKVSMDRVYLNIDRYGNTSAASVPLALDEANRAGMLHPGDHILLVAFGGGLIWGSALVRW